Proteins encoded in a region of the Ralstonia pseudosolanacearum genome:
- a CDS encoding LysR family transcriptional regulator encodes MDRLQSMRVFSKVVELGSFARAAQHLSMSNAVVTRYVADLEAHLGTRLLNRTTRSLSLTDVGETYLQRCQQILLDIDEAESLATSRSQALVGSLRIVAPVMFGLHVLPMLLARFQQLYPEVTFDVALSDRPIDIVEDGRDVGIMVSELGLGSHLVARRMISAEMVMAATPAYLRQHSTPQRAEDIADHRVIAMWHPQLRHEWEMTAPDGQSIAVPVQPSLVTSNAELMHRAVLADMGIAILSSYMARPDLESGRLVRVLPQYKLPHRSLSLVYPSRKFLPTKVRTFIDYMLAQAMEVKQSEARAGRALTEAA; translated from the coding sequence ATGGATCGCTTGCAGTCGATGCGCGTGTTCTCCAAGGTGGTGGAGCTCGGCAGCTTTGCCCGGGCGGCGCAGCATCTGTCGATGTCCAATGCCGTGGTCACGCGCTATGTGGCCGACCTGGAGGCCCATCTCGGCACACGCCTGCTCAACCGCACCACGCGCAGCCTGTCGCTGACGGACGTGGGCGAGACCTATCTGCAGCGCTGTCAGCAGATCCTGCTGGACATCGATGAAGCCGAATCGCTGGCCACATCGCGCAGCCAGGCGCTGGTCGGCAGCCTGCGCATCGTCGCGCCGGTCATGTTCGGGCTGCACGTGCTGCCGATGCTGCTGGCGCGCTTCCAGCAGCTCTACCCCGAGGTGACCTTCGACGTGGCACTGTCGGACCGCCCGATCGACATCGTCGAGGATGGGCGCGACGTCGGCATCATGGTGTCGGAGCTCGGCCTGGGCTCGCACCTAGTGGCGCGCCGGATGATCTCCGCCGAGATGGTCATGGCGGCCACCCCCGCCTACCTGCGCCAGCACTCCACGCCGCAGCGCGCCGAAGACATCGCCGACCACCGCGTGATCGCCATGTGGCATCCGCAGCTGCGGCACGAGTGGGAGATGACGGCGCCGGACGGCCAGTCGATCGCGGTGCCGGTGCAGCCGTCGCTGGTGACCAGCAACGCCGAGCTGATGCACCGCGCGGTGCTGGCCGACATGGGGATCGCCATCCTGTCGTCGTACATGGCGCGGCCGGATCTGGAGTCGGGGCGGCTGGTGCGCGTGCTGCCGCAGTACAAGCTGCCGCACCGATCGCTGTCGCTGGTCTACCCGAGCCGCAAGTTCCTGCCGACCAAGGTGCGCACTTTCATCGACTACATGCTGGCCCAGGCGATGGAGGTCAAGCAGAGCGAGGCCCGCGCCGGCCGCGCGCTGACCGAGGCCGCATAA
- a CDS encoding AMP-binding protein produces the protein MTVQNREPVEYLAGEMPLHRYCAHHATQTPERIALLWYGRTICWRELDQLSTRLAVQFKRLGVARGDRVALFLQNCPQAILAHLAAAKLGAVAVPCLPLSRQHELRDQLADCGAKVLVAAADLMPIVEAARPGTSVATVITTRYADLQPAQPACRKALAVPPELIAADIASAPVGRGQAGGSGQFDLMRLLGEPVDVAERNAVAAIQVDLDEVALMVYTSGTTGRPKGAMLTHRNALYKTAVTVQTSGIHAADVLLAAAPLSHIAGMLMGMNLMLYAGAPTILLYRFDPLAVLQAIDRYRVTWWYSMTPMNLAVMAHPEAGQYRMASLIGNPCTSFGAPLTEAIADRWRAFAGPQCRIYEAAYGLSETHTCDAVMPPDAPRWGWHGKIVPQTEVRIVDPHTGAELPPGRSGEITIRSPGVFRGYWRRDDATRAAMQDGFLRTGDIGQVSPDGYLQWQGRIKELMKVSGYSVFPEDVEALLSRHPAIRQVAVTPTPDPDKGEVVCAHIVRLSGMALTEAELIAWSRENMAPYKVPRRVKFHDALPATATGKVLRRLLREEAAVAA, from the coding sequence ATGACCGTCCAGAACCGCGAACCGGTCGAGTATCTCGCGGGCGAGATGCCGCTGCACCGCTATTGCGCGCATCACGCCACGCAGACTCCCGAGCGCATCGCTCTGCTGTGGTACGGCCGCACGATCTGCTGGCGCGAGCTCGATCAGCTGTCGACACGGCTGGCCGTGCAGTTCAAGCGGCTCGGCGTGGCGCGTGGGGACCGTGTCGCCCTGTTCCTGCAGAACTGTCCGCAGGCCATCCTGGCGCACCTGGCCGCCGCCAAGCTGGGCGCCGTCGCGGTGCCATGCCTGCCGCTGTCGCGCCAGCATGAACTGCGCGACCAGCTGGCCGATTGCGGCGCCAAGGTCCTGGTTGCCGCGGCCGACCTGATGCCCATCGTAGAGGCCGCGCGGCCGGGCACTTCGGTCGCCACCGTCATCACCACGCGCTATGCCGACTTGCAGCCGGCGCAGCCCGCCTGCCGCAAGGCGCTGGCGGTGCCGCCCGAGTTGATCGCCGCCGATATCGCGTCGGCCCCGGTGGGCCGGGGCCAAGCCGGCGGCAGCGGCCAGTTCGACCTCATGCGGCTGCTGGGTGAGCCGGTGGACGTAGCCGAGCGCAATGCCGTCGCCGCGATCCAGGTCGACCTGGACGAGGTGGCGCTGATGGTCTATACGTCCGGCACCACCGGGCGCCCCAAGGGGGCCATGCTCACCCACCGCAATGCGCTGTACAAGACCGCCGTGACCGTGCAGACGAGCGGCATCCACGCCGCCGACGTGCTGCTGGCGGCGGCGCCGCTGTCGCACATCGCCGGCATGCTGATGGGCATGAACCTCATGCTGTATGCGGGCGCGCCGACCATCCTGCTGTATCGCTTCGACCCGCTGGCCGTGCTGCAGGCGATCGACCGCTATCGCGTCACTTGGTGGTACAGCATGACGCCGATGAATCTGGCGGTGATGGCGCATCCCGAGGCCGGGCAGTACCGCATGGCCTCGCTGATCGGCAACCCGTGTACCAGTTTCGGCGCGCCGCTGACCGAGGCGATCGCCGATCGATGGCGCGCCTTCGCGGGGCCGCAATGCCGCATCTATGAAGCGGCCTACGGCCTGTCGGAAACGCATACCTGCGACGCCGTCATGCCGCCCGATGCCCCCCGCTGGGGCTGGCACGGCAAGATCGTGCCGCAGACCGAGGTTCGCATCGTCGATCCGCACACCGGCGCCGAACTGCCGCCGGGCCGGTCAGGCGAAATCACGATCCGCAGCCCAGGCGTCTTTCGCGGCTACTGGCGGCGCGACGACGCCACCCGGGCCGCGATGCAGGATGGCTTCCTGCGCACCGGCGACATCGGCCAGGTCTCGCCCGATGGCTACCTGCAATGGCAGGGCCGCATCAAGGAACTGATGAAGGTGTCGGGCTACAGCGTGTTCCCGGAAGACGTGGAGGCGCTGCTGTCGCGCCACCCGGCCATCCGGCAGGTGGCCGTGACACCGACGCCGGACCCGGACAAGGGCGAGGTGGTCTGCGCCCACATCGTGCGCCTGAGCGGCATGGCGCTCACCGAAGCCGAGCTGATCGCCTGGTCGCGCGAGAACATGGCGCCGTACAAGGTGCCGCGCCGGGTGAAGTTCCACGACGCGCTGCCGGCCACGGCCACCGGCAAGGTGCTGCGGCGACTGTTGCGGGAAGAGGCGGCGGTGGCGGCCTGA
- the rodA gene encoding rod shape-determining protein RodA, with translation MDKRRAFNVIKSLFTGFDKPLALIVFLLLGTGLIALYSAAIDMPGRVEDQVRNILLSFVVMWIIANLPQQTLMRFAVPLYTAGVALLIGVAMFGLIRKGARRWLNIGVVVQPSEIMKIAMPLMLAWYFQKREGVIHWYDYLAAAVLLLVPVGLIAKQPDLGTALLVLAAGIYVIYFAGLSWRLIVPVMVIAVTAVTLVVSFESSICAPGVNWPILHDYQQHRICTLLDPTTDPLGKGFHTIQSIIAIGSGGVTGKGWLKGTQTHLEFIPEKHTDFIFAVYSEEFGLVGNAILVFLYLLLILRGLVIAANAGTLFGRLLAGSITLIFFTYAFVNMGMVSGILPVVGVPLPLVSYGGTALVTLGMGLGILMSIARQKRFVQT, from the coding sequence ATGGACAAGCGCCGCGCATTCAACGTCATCAAATCGCTCTTCACCGGCTTCGACAAGCCGCTGGCGCTGATCGTCTTCCTGCTGCTCGGCACGGGGCTGATCGCCCTGTACTCGGCGGCCATCGACATGCCCGGCCGGGTGGAAGACCAGGTGCGCAACATCCTGCTGTCGTTCGTGGTGATGTGGATCATCGCCAACCTGCCGCAGCAGACGCTGATGCGCTTTGCCGTACCGCTCTACACCGCGGGCGTGGCCCTGCTGATCGGCGTGGCGATGTTCGGGCTGATCCGCAAGGGTGCGCGGCGCTGGCTCAACATCGGCGTGGTGGTGCAGCCCTCCGAGATCATGAAGATCGCCATGCCGCTGATGCTGGCGTGGTACTTCCAGAAGCGCGAGGGGGTGATCCACTGGTATGACTACCTCGCCGCCGCCGTGCTGCTGCTGGTGCCGGTCGGCCTGATCGCCAAGCAGCCCGACCTGGGCACGGCACTGCTGGTGCTGGCCGCGGGTATCTACGTGATCTACTTCGCGGGGCTGTCGTGGCGGCTGATCGTGCCGGTGATGGTGATCGCCGTGACGGCGGTGACGCTGGTGGTGTCGTTCGAGTCGAGCATCTGCGCGCCGGGCGTCAACTGGCCGATCCTGCACGACTACCAGCAGCACCGCATCTGCACGCTGCTCGACCCGACCACCGATCCGCTCGGCAAGGGCTTCCACACCATCCAGTCGATCATCGCGATCGGCTCGGGCGGGGTGACCGGCAAGGGCTGGCTCAAGGGCACGCAGACGCACCTGGAGTTCATCCCCGAGAAGCACACCGACTTCATCTTCGCGGTCTATTCCGAGGAGTTCGGGCTGGTCGGCAACGCGATCCTGGTGTTCCTGTACCTGCTGCTGATCCTGCGCGGGCTGGTCATCGCCGCCAACGCGGGCACGCTGTTCGGTCGTCTGCTGGCCGGGTCGATCACGCTGATCTTCTTCACCTACGCCTTCGTCAACATGGGCATGGTGAGCGGCATCCTGCCGGTGGTGGGCGTGCCGCTGCCGCTCGTCAGCTACGGCGGCACCGCGCTCGTCACGCTGGGGATGGGGCTGGGCATCCTGATGAGCATCGCGCGGCAGAAGCGCTTCGTGCAGACGTAG
- the mrdA gene encoding penicillin-binding protein 2 — MTEIRNVEQELSHFRVRLAAAALFVLVCFGLLLVRFVWLQSVKHEQYSAKAEDNRISVAPIEPNRGIIMDRNGVVLARNYSAYTLEITPSKLQDTLDNTIDQLAQVIDIQPRDRRRFKRLMEDARSFESLPIRSQLTDQEVARFSAQRFRFPGVDVHARLFRQYPLGEAAAHVIGYIGRISERDLERIDDMSDANSQPNVTYDPRKDANNYSGTEYIGKVGIEQSYETELHGLTGYEEVEVSAGGRPIRTLSTSQATPGNNLILSLDINLQRLAEQLFGNRRGALVAIEPETGDILAFVSKPTFDPNLFIEGIDSATWSELNGSPDKPLLNRPLRGTYPPGSTYKPFMALAALELGKRTPQWGMADPGSFTLGNHTFRDDVPGGHGWVDMYRSIVVSCDTYYYKLANDMGVNAIHDFMKPLGFGQVTGIDIEGERTGILPSTDWKRKAYKRPEQQKWYDGETISLGIGQGYNNFTILQLAHAVATLANNGGVMKPHLVKAVEDSINKARTLTVPTESYRIPLKQANIDVIKRAMAGVVQAGTAAKAFAGAQYAAAGKTGTAQVFSLGKGEKYNHHAIPENKRDHALFEAFAPTDHPKIAVALIVENAGFGATSAAPIARAVFDYYLQGKWPAELAAIAPKVQPQPPVDTPSVFSTGKTATIASATATPQAAAKAVAQSAALAAAASGVQAADAATAGGASAPGASAVAAGALAMSPDLVAPALREAGTSAQAVAPATLDAQVLQALSHVQPAPDLPSPRGHNLPAAPASAPAASPKDRKPAVKPNPKPAPKPARAAP; from the coding sequence ATGACCGAGATCCGCAACGTCGAACAGGAGCTGTCGCACTTTCGCGTGCGGCTGGCCGCGGCCGCGCTGTTCGTGCTGGTGTGCTTCGGGCTGCTGCTGGTGCGCTTCGTCTGGCTGCAGTCGGTCAAGCACGAGCAGTACTCGGCCAAGGCCGAGGACAACCGCATCTCGGTGGCGCCGATCGAGCCCAACCGCGGCATCATCATGGACCGCAACGGGGTGGTGCTGGCGCGCAACTACTCGGCCTACACGCTGGAGATCACTCCGTCCAAGCTGCAGGACACGCTGGACAACACCATCGACCAGCTGGCCCAGGTGATCGACATCCAGCCACGCGACCGCCGCCGCTTCAAGCGCCTGATGGAAGACGCGCGCAGCTTCGAGAGCCTGCCGATCCGCAGCCAGCTGACCGACCAGGAGGTGGCGCGCTTCTCGGCGCAGCGCTTCCGCTTCCCCGGCGTGGACGTGCACGCCCGGCTGTTCCGCCAGTACCCGCTGGGCGAGGCGGCGGCGCACGTGATCGGCTATATCGGCCGCATCTCCGAGCGCGACCTCGAGCGCATCGACGACATGAGCGACGCCAACAGCCAGCCCAACGTCACCTACGATCCGCGCAAGGACGCCAACAACTACAGCGGCACCGAGTACATCGGCAAGGTCGGCATCGAGCAGAGCTACGAGACCGAGCTGCACGGCCTGACCGGCTACGAAGAGGTCGAGGTCAGCGCGGGCGGGCGGCCGATCCGCACGTTGTCCACCTCGCAGGCCACGCCCGGCAACAACCTGATCCTGTCGCTGGACATCAACCTGCAGCGGCTGGCCGAGCAGCTGTTCGGCAACCGCCGCGGCGCGCTGGTGGCGATCGAGCCCGAGACTGGCGACATCCTCGCCTTCGTCTCCAAGCCCACCTTCGACCCGAACCTCTTCATCGAAGGCATCGACAGCGCCACCTGGAGCGAGCTGAACGGCTCGCCCGACAAGCCGCTGCTGAACCGCCCGCTGCGCGGCACGTATCCGCCGGGCTCGACCTACAAGCCGTTCATGGCGCTGGCCGCGCTGGAGCTGGGCAAGCGCACGCCGCAATGGGGCATGGCCGATCCCGGCTCGTTCACGCTGGGCAACCACACCTTCCGCGACGACGTGCCGGGCGGCCACGGCTGGGTCGACATGTATCGCTCCATCGTGGTGTCGTGCGACACGTACTACTACAAGCTCGCCAACGACATGGGCGTCAACGCCATCCACGATTTCATGAAGCCGCTCGGCTTCGGCCAGGTCACCGGCATCGACATCGAGGGCGAGCGCACCGGCATCCTGCCCTCCACCGACTGGAAGCGCAAAGCCTACAAGCGTCCCGAGCAGCAGAAGTGGTACGACGGCGAAACCATCTCGCTGGGCATCGGCCAGGGCTACAACAACTTCACCATCCTCCAGTTGGCGCACGCGGTGGCGACGCTGGCCAACAACGGCGGCGTGATGAAGCCCCACCTGGTCAAGGCCGTCGAGGATTCCATCAACAAGGCCCGCACGCTGACGGTGCCGACCGAGAGCTACCGGATTCCGCTCAAGCAGGCCAACATCGACGTGATCAAGCGTGCGATGGCCGGGGTGGTCCAGGCCGGCACGGCGGCCAAGGCGTTTGCCGGCGCGCAATATGCCGCGGCGGGCAAGACCGGCACGGCGCAGGTGTTCTCGCTCGGCAAGGGCGAGAAGTACAACCACCATGCCATTCCCGAAAACAAGCGCGACCACGCGCTGTTCGAGGCCTTCGCCCCGACCGACCACCCGAAGATCGCGGTGGCGCTGATCGTCGAGAACGCGGGCTTCGGCGCCACCTCGGCCGCGCCGATCGCGCGCGCGGTGTTCGACTACTATCTGCAGGGCAAGTGGCCGGCCGAGCTGGCGGCCATCGCGCCCAAGGTTCAGCCGCAGCCGCCGGTCGATACGCCGAGCGTGTTCTCCACCGGCAAGACCGCCACCATCGCCAGCGCCACGGCCACGCCGCAGGCCGCCGCAAAGGCGGTGGCGCAGAGCGCGGCCCTGGCCGCCGCAGCGTCGGGCGTGCAGGCTGCCGATGCGGCCACGGCGGGCGGCGCGTCCGCGCCGGGTGCTTCGGCCGTGGCGGCCGGCGCGCTGGCGATGTCGCCCGATCTGGTCGCGCCCGCCCTGCGCGAGGCCGGCACCAGCGCCCAGGCGGTCGCCCCGGCCACGCTGGACGCCCAGGTGCTGCAGGCGCTGTCGCACGTCCAGCCCGCCCCCGACCTGCCGAGCCCGCGCGGCCACAACCTGCCGGCGGCACCGGCTTCCGCGCCGGCCGCCTCGCCCAAGGACCGCAAGCCCGCGGTCAAGCCCAATCCCAAGCCTGCGCCCAAACCGGCACGGGCCGCTCCCTGA
- the mreD gene encoding rod shape-determining protein MreD, whose translation MNSPQYLLRPVNPGFIAFSFVVAFLFNLMPWGHLQWIPDLVALVLVFWNIHQPRRVGMVVAFLLGLLMDVHEARLLGEHAMAYTLLSYFAITIHRRVLWFSVLSQALHVLPLLLLAHAVPILIRLLMGAHLPDWQVALPPLIEAALWPVANAILLAPQRRPESVDETRPI comes from the coding sequence ATGAACTCGCCCCAATATCTGCTGCGCCCGGTCAACCCCGGCTTCATCGCCTTCAGCTTTGTGGTGGCGTTCCTGTTCAATCTGATGCCGTGGGGACACCTGCAGTGGATCCCGGACCTGGTGGCGCTGGTGCTGGTGTTCTGGAACATCCACCAGCCGCGCCGCGTCGGCATGGTGGTGGCCTTCCTGCTGGGCCTGCTGATGGACGTGCACGAGGCGCGCCTGCTGGGCGAGCACGCGATGGCGTACACGCTGCTGTCGTACTTCGCCATCACCATCCACCGCCGTGTGCTGTGGTTCTCGGTGCTGTCGCAGGCGCTGCATGTCCTGCCGCTGCTGCTGCTCGCGCATGCGGTGCCGATCCTGATCCGCCTGTTGATGGGGGCGCACCTGCCCGATTGGCAGGTGGCGCTGCCGCCGCTGATCGAAGCCGCGCTGTGGCCCGTCGCGAACGCCATCCTGCTGGCGCCGCAGCGCCGCCCGGAGAGCGTCGACGAGACGCGCCCGATCTGA
- the mreC gene encoding rod shape-determining protein MreC — MDYSPPPLFKQGPSATARLVALIALALALLVIDARLSVLGVVRQVVSVVLYPVERVVLIPRDTARALLDYTQSSTRLVTDNRTLRESAVAQAQQSLRASQLEAENRNLRTLLNLKQHAAVPTVPAEVLYEARDPYTQRIVIDRGTRDGVRAGYPVIDDRGVVGQVTRVSLFEAQVTLLTDKDQAIPVEVVRNGLRSVAFGGARPGALDLRFMAASADLQQGDLLVTSGLDGVYPAGLPVARIAQIERKADTAFSRVICEPVAGIRSNRHLLIVKYESGFPPPTDLAPAFAPKGKNAARDAREEKARAARAAAEANVPAPAADDNAPPPRPTDADGNPLDTDPAPKR, encoded by the coding sequence ATGGACTACTCCCCGCCGCCCCTTTTCAAGCAGGGCCCGTCCGCGACAGCGCGGCTGGTCGCCCTGATTGCGCTTGCGCTGGCCCTGCTGGTGATCGACGCGCGCCTGTCGGTGCTCGGCGTGGTCCGGCAGGTGGTGTCGGTGGTGCTGTATCCGGTCGAGCGCGTGGTGCTGATTCCGCGCGATACCGCCCGGGCGCTGCTGGACTACACGCAATCGTCCACCCGGCTCGTCACCGACAACCGCACCCTGCGCGAGTCGGCCGTCGCCCAGGCCCAGCAGTCGCTGCGCGCCAGCCAGCTGGAGGCCGAGAACCGCAACCTGCGCACGCTGCTCAACTTGAAGCAGCATGCCGCCGTGCCGACCGTGCCGGCGGAAGTCCTCTACGAGGCGCGTGATCCGTACACCCAGCGCATCGTCATCGACCGCGGCACCAGGGACGGCGTGCGCGCCGGCTACCCGGTGATCGACGACCGGGGCGTGGTCGGGCAGGTGACGCGCGTGTCACTGTTCGAAGCGCAGGTGACGCTGCTGACCGACAAGGACCAGGCGATTCCCGTGGAGGTCGTCCGCAACGGCCTGCGCAGCGTGGCCTTCGGCGGTGCCCGCCCGGGTGCGCTGGACCTGCGCTTCATGGCCGCCTCGGCCGACCTGCAGCAGGGCGATCTGCTGGTGACGTCGGGTCTGGACGGCGTCTATCCCGCCGGCCTGCCGGTGGCGCGCATCGCCCAGATCGAGCGCAAGGCGGACACCGCCTTCTCCCGCGTGATCTGCGAGCCGGTGGCGGGCATCCGCAGCAACCGGCACCTGCTCATCGTCAAGTACGAGTCGGGCTTCCCGCCGCCGACGGACCTGGCGCCGGCCTTCGCCCCCAAGGGCAAGAACGCCGCGCGCGATGCCCGCGAGGAGAAGGCGCGCGCCGCGCGTGCCGCCGCCGAAGCCAACGTGCCCGCGCCGGCCGCCGACGACAACGCCCCGCCGCCGCGACCGACCGACGCCGACGGCAACCCGCTGGATACCGATCCGGCGCCGAAACGCTAG
- a CDS encoding rod shape-determining protein has product MFGFLRSYFSNDLAIDLGTANTLIYVRDKGIVLDEPSVVAIRQEGGPNAKKTIQAVGKEAKQMLGKVPGNIEAIRPMKDGVIADFTVTEQMLKQFIKMVHDSKLLRPSPRIIICVPCGSTQVERRAIRESALGAGASQVYLIEEPMAAAIGAGLPVSEPSGSMVVDIGGGTTEVGIISLGGMVYKGSVRVGGDKFDEAIVNYIRRNYGMLIGEQTAEAIKKEIGSAFPGSEVREMEVKGRNLSEGIPRAFTVSSNEILEALTDPLNQIVSSVKIALEQTPPELGADIAERGMMLTGGGALLRDLDRLLAEETGLPVLVAEDPLTCVVRGSGMALERMDKLGSIFSYE; this is encoded by the coding sequence ATGTTCGGCTTTCTGCGCAGCTATTTTTCCAACGATCTCGCGATCGACCTCGGCACCGCCAACACCCTGATTTACGTCCGCGACAAGGGCATCGTCCTCGACGAACCGTCCGTGGTCGCCATTCGCCAGGAAGGCGGCCCGAACGCCAAGAAGACCATCCAGGCCGTCGGCAAGGAAGCCAAGCAGATGCTGGGCAAGGTGCCGGGCAACATCGAGGCGATCCGCCCGATGAAGGACGGCGTGATCGCCGACTTCACCGTCACCGAGCAGATGCTCAAGCAGTTCATCAAGATGGTGCACGACAGCAAGCTGCTGCGCCCGTCGCCGCGCATCATCATCTGCGTGCCGTGCGGCTCGACCCAGGTGGAGCGCCGCGCCATCCGCGAATCGGCGCTGGGCGCCGGTGCCTCGCAGGTGTACCTGATCGAGGAGCCGATGGCGGCCGCGATCGGCGCCGGCCTGCCGGTGTCGGAGCCGTCGGGCTCGATGGTGGTGGACATCGGCGGCGGCACCACCGAGGTGGGCATCATCTCGCTGGGCGGCATGGTCTACAAGGGTTCGGTGCGCGTGGGCGGCGACAAGTTCGACGAAGCCATCGTCAACTACATCCGCCGCAACTACGGCATGCTGATCGGCGAGCAGACCGCCGAAGCCATCAAGAAGGAAATCGGCTCCGCCTTCCCGGGTTCGGAAGTGCGCGAGATGGAGGTCAAGGGCCGCAACCTGTCCGAGGGCATTCCGCGTGCCTTCACGGTGTCGTCCAACGAAATCCTGGAAGCGCTGACCGATCCGCTCAACCAGATCGTGTCGTCGGTCAAGATCGCGCTGGAGCAGACGCCGCCCGAACTGGGCGCCGACATCGCCGAGCGCGGCATGATGCTGACCGGCGGCGGCGCGCTGCTGCGCGACCTGGATCGCCTGCTGGCCGAGGAAACCGGCCTGCCGGTGCTGGTGGCCGAAGATCCGCTGACCTGCGTGGTGCGCGGCTCCGGCATGGCGCTGGAGCGCATGGACAAGCTCGGCAGCATCTTCTCGTACGAGTGA
- the gatC gene encoding Asp-tRNA(Asn)/Glu-tRNA(Gln) amidotransferase subunit GatC: protein MALELSDVKRIAHLARIEVSDGEAAQTLTQLNQFFTLVEQMQAVDTTGIEPMAHPIEQVQAPAQRLREDAVTEADRRADYQQCAPSTEAGLYLVPKVIE, encoded by the coding sequence ATGGCACTCGAACTCTCCGACGTCAAACGCATCGCCCATCTTGCCCGCATCGAAGTCTCCGATGGCGAGGCGGCGCAGACCCTGACCCAGCTGAACCAGTTCTTCACGCTGGTCGAGCAGATGCAGGCCGTCGACACCACCGGCATCGAGCCGATGGCCCACCCGATCGAACAGGTGCAGGCCCCGGCGCAGCGCCTGCGCGAAGACGCCGTGACCGAAGCCGACCGCCGCGCCGACTACCAGCAGTGCGCGCCGTCCACCGAGGCCGGCCTGTACCTGGTGCCCAAGGTCATCGAGTAA
- the gatA gene encoding Asp-tRNA(Asn)/Glu-tRNA(Gln) amidotransferase subunit GatA translates to MTASTLKTLSAQLAAKEVSAVELARHYLARIEARADLNAFIHVDPEATLAQAQAADARLAAGDAGPLAGIPIAHKDVFVTRGWRATAGSKMLDSYVSPFDATVVERLAAAGMVTLGKTNMDEFAMGSSNENSHFGPVKNPWDVARVPGGSSGGSAAAVAADLAPAATGTDTGGSIRQPASFSGITGIKPTYGRVSRYGMIAFASSLDQGGPMARTAEDCALLLSAMAGFDARDSTSLEPGRGGDAEDFGRLLGRPLEGADAARPLAGLRIGLPQEYFGAGLADDVRAAVRAALAELETLGATLVDISLPKTELSIPTYYVIAPAEASSNLSRFDGVRYGHRAAEYRDLADMYRKTRAEGFGWEVKRRILVGTYVLSHGYYDAYYLQAQKIRRIIAQDFQNAFGQCDVIMGPVAPTVAWKLGEKTDDPLQMYLADIFTLSTSLAGLPGMSVPAGFGANGLPVGLQIIGNYFEEARMLQIAHAFQQATDWHTRQPAA, encoded by the coding sequence ATGACCGCATCCACGCTCAAAACCCTGTCCGCCCAACTCGCCGCCAAGGAAGTGTCGGCGGTGGAACTGGCGCGCCACTACCTGGCGCGCATCGAGGCGCGGGCCGACCTGAACGCCTTCATCCATGTCGACCCCGAGGCCACGCTGGCGCAGGCGCAGGCCGCCGACGCGCGCCTGGCCGCCGGCGACGCGGGGCCGCTCGCCGGCATCCCGATCGCGCACAAGGACGTGTTCGTCACGCGCGGCTGGCGCGCCACGGCTGGCTCCAAGATGCTCGACAGCTACGTGAGCCCGTTCGACGCCACCGTGGTCGAGCGCCTGGCCGCCGCCGGCATGGTGACGCTGGGCAAGACCAACATGGACGAGTTCGCGATGGGCTCGTCCAACGAGAACTCGCATTTCGGCCCGGTCAAGAATCCGTGGGATGTCGCGCGCGTGCCGGGCGGCTCGTCCGGCGGCTCGGCCGCGGCCGTAGCGGCGGACCTGGCGCCGGCCGCGACCGGCACCGACACCGGCGGCTCGATCCGCCAGCCGGCGTCGTTCTCGGGCATCACCGGCATCAAGCCGACGTATGGCCGGGTGTCGCGCTACGGCATGATCGCCTTTGCCTCGTCGCTAGACCAGGGCGGCCCGATGGCGCGCACGGCCGAAGACTGCGCGCTGCTGCTGTCGGCCATGGCCGGCTTCGACGCGCGCGATTCCACCAGCCTCGAGCCGGGCCGCGGCGGCGACGCCGAAGACTTCGGCCGCCTGCTGGGCCGGCCGCTGGAAGGCGCCGACGCCGCCCGCCCGCTGGCCGGCCTGCGCATCGGCCTGCCGCAGGAATACTTCGGCGCGGGGCTGGCCGACGACGTGCGCGCCGCCGTGCGGGCCGCGCTGGCCGAGCTGGAGACGCTGGGCGCCACGCTGGTCGACATCAGCCTGCCCAAGACCGAACTGTCGATCCCGACCTACTACGTGATCGCCCCGGCCGAGGCCTCGTCCAACCTGTCGCGCTTCGACGGCGTGCGCTACGGCCACCGCGCGGCGGAGTACCGCGACCTGGCCGACATGTACCGCAAGACCCGCGCCGAAGGCTTCGGCTGGGAGGTCAAGCGCCGCATCCTGGTCGGCACCTATGTGCTGTCGCACGGCTACTACGACGCCTACTACCTGCAGGCGCAGAAGATCCGCCGCATCATCGCGCAGGATTTCCAGAACGCGTTCGGGCAATGCGATGTGATCATGGGGCCGGTGGCGCCGACGGTGGCCTGGAAGCTCGGCGAGAAGACCGACGATCCGCTGCAGATGTACCTGGCCGACATCTTCACGCTGTCGACCAGCCTGGCCGGCCTGCCGGGCATGAGCGTGCCGGCCGGCTTCGGCGCAAACGGTCTCCCGGTTGGCTTGCAGATCATTGGCAACTATTTTGAAGAGGCACGCATGCTGCAGATCGCGCATGCGTTCCAGCAGGCGACCGACTGGCACACGCGCCAGCCGGCGGCCTGA